The following are encoded in a window of Vigna unguiculata cultivar IT97K-499-35 chromosome 8, ASM411807v1, whole genome shotgun sequence genomic DNA:
- the LOC114195561 gene encoding zinc finger protein ZAT10-like encodes MALEALNSPTATAPSFSFEDPTIPWAKRKRSKRSRDHPSEEEYLALCLIMLARGTTTTAATVTTATNRHTTVSPSQHPTPDPSTKLTYKCSVCDKTFPSYQALGGHKASHRKLAVADDQPTSSGITATSTVSTTASGCRAHECSICHKSFPTGQALGGHKRCHYEGNNSNNNNGNSMVTASEGVGSTHTVSHGHHHRDFDLNIPAFPEFATKVGEDEVESPHPVMKKQRLFVIPKIEIPHFQ; translated from the coding sequence ATGGCTCTGGAAGCACTCAACTCACCCACTGCAACTGCTCCATCTTTCTCTTTCGAAGACCCAACCATTCCATGGGCAAAACGCAAGCGTTCCAAGCGTTCCCGCGACCATCCTTCAGAGGAAGAGTACCTCGCTCTCTGCCTCATCATGCTCGCTCGcggcaccaccaccaccgccgcCACCGTTACCACCGCAACTAACCGCCACACCACCGTTTCACCGTCACAACACCCCACCCCAGATCCTTCCACCAAACTCACCTACAAATGCTCTGTTTGTGACAAAACCTTCCCCTCTTACCAAGCTCTCGGGGGACACAAGGCCAGCCACCGAAAACTCGCCGTGGCCGACGACCAGCCTACCTCCTCTGGCATCACCGCCACCAGCACCGTCAGTACGACCGCTTCCGGCTGTCGTGCCCATGAGTGCTCCATCTGCCACAAGTCCTTCCCCACTGGACAGGCTCTTGGTGGACACAAACGTTGTCACTACGAAGGGAACAACAGTAACAATAACAACGGAAACAGTATGGTAACCGCCTCTGAAGGTGTGGGGTCCACTCACACCGTGAGTCACGGTCATCATCACCGGGATTTTGATCTGAATATCCCTGCTTTTCCTGAATTCGCGACCAAGGTCGGAGAAGACGAGGTTGAGAGCCCTCACCCTGTGATGAAGAAGCAGCGTCTCTTCGTGATTCCCAAAATTGAAATCCCTCATTTTCAGTGA